Proteins encoded by one window of Anopheles maculipalpis chromosome 2RL, idAnoMacuDA_375_x, whole genome shotgun sequence:
- the LOC126557367 gene encoding myogenesis-regulating glycosidase-like: MSCVRTSSMCALLVLVILSVGTEVIAQTEYNLTFDSAPTVVNINLKTRELRVTYSNLVVQQIRLSSNLDPAAQYTETATGFTLTNVATDGTVLELAKEVDNASYSLLSVTRNGVPRNVTIVDCVNLLSTNWYGGPQQKHQYWPVQKLRFNRYSMLSKEADNSAVGDRYWLNALGSFLYVDPWAPLFVDQNYGQPGFMCLESRAVLPYDTYEASYDVQYTIGVGADARAAHMAAVGRILGKPTGHPAESMVTEPIWSTWARYKRDINDEIVRKFASEIISNGFGGQYELDDDWEWCYGALTFNRTKFPDIRSTITAIRQLGFARTTLWIHPFINKGCEPWYSEAHRRGYLVADHSGSTDTEWWNSVRGQAAYVDFTKAEVREWFSKRLQAILDESGIDSFKFDAGESSWTPPDPVLNGPAGRRPSQIIGDYLRTVAQFGDLVEVRSALGTQDLPVFVRMIDKDSNWGWNNGLPTLITTLLQLNMVGYPLVLPDMVGGNGYDDSPPSKEMFIRWLQANVFMPSIQYSFVPWDFDSETVTIALAMTELHRKMSPAIMERFALAVSDGLPVNPPLWWIDPSDVTAQQIYDQYLLGDDIIAAPVIVENARARDIYLPRGSWTDGNTGEQHTGPKWLRNYSVPLSMVPYFMRKVS; the protein is encoded by the exons ATGTCCTGTGTCAGAACGAGCAGTATGTGTGCGCTGCTCGTGCTGGTGATCCTCTCAGTGGGAACCGAAGTGATCGCACAAACCGAGTACAATTTAACGTTCGATAGTGCCCCAACCGTCGTTAACATCAACTTAAAAACTCGTGAACTGCGTGTCACTTATTCCAACCTGGTGGTGCAACAGATCCGACTCAGCTCGAACCTAGATCCGGCGGCTCAATACACCGAAACGGCCACCGGATTCACCCTCACAAACGTTGCAACCGATGGTACAGTGTTGGAACTCGCGAAAGAAGTAGATAACGCGAGTTATTCACTACTTTCCGTGACACGAAATGGAGTACCGCGTAACGTCACGATCGTAGACTGTGTCAATCTGCTCAGCACCAACTGGTACGGTGGACCGCAGCAAAAGCATCAGTACTGGCCGGTGCAGAAGTTGCGCTTCAATCGCTACAGTATGCTGTCGAAGGAGGCGGACAATAGTGCCGTTGGGGATCGGTACTGGCTGAACGCTCTCGGTTCGTTTCTGTACGTGGATCCATGGGCACCGCTGTTTGTCGATCAAAACTATGGTCAGCCGGGCTTTATGTGTTTGGAGAGTCGTGCAGTTTTGCCGTACGATACGTACGAAGCCAGTTACGACGTGCAGTACACGATCGGTGTTGGGGCTGATGCTCGGGCGGCACACATGGCTGCCGTTGGGCGCATCTTGGGCAAACCTACAGGCCATCCGGCCGAATCGATGGTAACGGAACCGATCTGGTCAACGTGGGCCCGGTACAAGCGTGACATAAATGATGAGATTGTGCGCAAGTTTGCCAGTGAGATCATTTCCAACGGATTCGGCGGTCAGTACGAGCTGGACGACGATTGGGAGTGGTGCTATGGGGCGCTCACGTTTAATCGAACCAAGTTCCCGGACATTCGCAGCACAATCACTGCGATCCGGCAGCTCGGTTTTGCAAGGACCACTCTGTGGATTCATCCGTTCATTAACAAAGGTTGCGAGCCGTGGTATTCTGAGGCTCACAGGCGTGGCTATCTGGTGGCCGATCACTCCGGCAGCACTGATACCGAATGGTGGAACTCGGTGCGTGGTCAAGCGGCGTATGTCGACTTTACAAAGGCGGAAGTTCGCGAATGGTTCTCAAAACGATTGCAAGCCATTCTGGACGAGTCTGGCATTGACAGCTTCAAGTTTGACGCCGGTGAAAGCAGCTGGACCCCACCGGATCCGGTACTGAATGGGCCGGCTGGTCGTCGGCCAAGCCAGATCATCGGTGACTATCTGCGCACGGTAGCGCAGTTTGGCGATTTGGTCGAGGTACGGTCCGCTCTCGGGACACAGGATCTGCCCGTGTTTGTACGCATGATCGACAAAGATTCTAACTGGGGCTGGAACAATGGATTGCCGACACTCATCACCACACTGCTGCAGCTGAACATGGTCGGCTATCCGCTCGTACTGCCCGATATGGTCGGTGGCAATGGGTACGACGATAGTCCACCGTCGAAGGAAATGTTCATCCGCTGGTTGCAGGCGAACGTGTTCATGCCGAGCATACAGTACTCGTTTGTGCCGTGGGATTTCGACAGCGAAACGGTCACCATTGCCCTTGCCATGACCGAGCTGCATCGTAAGATGTCACCGGCCATCATGGAGCGCTTTGCACTGGCCGTCTCGGATGGATTACCGGTCAATCCACCGCTCTGGTGGATCGATCCGAGTGACGTTACTGCTCAACAGATTTACGATC AATATCTGCTCGGCGATGACATCATCGCTGCACCGGTTATTGTGGAGAATGCGCGCGCTCGCGACATCTACCTGCCACGTGGTTCCTGGACCGATGGTAACACCGGTGAACAGCACACCGGACCGAAATGGTTGCGAAACTATTCGGTTCCCTTGTCGATGGTGCCATACTTCATGCGGAAGGTTTCTTAG